The proteins below are encoded in one region of Dama dama isolate Ldn47 chromosome 21, ASM3311817v1, whole genome shotgun sequence:
- the LOC133042315 gene encoding large ribosomal subunit protein uL24-like has protein sequence MKFNPFVTSDRSKNRKRHFNAPSHIRRKIMSSPLSKELRQKYNVRSMPIQKDDEVQVVRGHYKGQQIGKVAQAYRKKYGIYTERVQREKANGTTVHVGIHPSKVVITRLKLDKDRKKILERKAKSRQVGKEKGKYKEETIEKMQE, from the coding sequence ATGAAGTTCAATCCCTTTGTGACTTCTGACCGAAGCAAGAATCGAAAGAGACATTTCAATGCGCCTTCCCACATTCGCAGGAAAATTATGTCTTCTCCTCTTTCTAAAGAGCTAAGACAGAAGTACAACGTTCGATCCATGCCCATCCAAAAGGATGATGAAGTTCAGGTTGTACGAGGGCACTACAAAGGGCAGCAAATTGGCAAAGTAGCCCAGGCTTACAGGAAGAAATACGGCATCTACACTGAACGAGTGCAGCGGGAGAAGGCCAATGGCACAACTGTCCATGTGGGCATTCACCCCAGCAAGGTGGTTATCACCAGACTGAAACTGGACAAAGACCGCAAAAAGATCCTCGAACGTAAAGCCAAATCTCGCCaagtaggaaaggaaaagggcaaatataaggaagaaacaattgagaagatgcaggaaTAA